The Octopus bimaculoides isolate UCB-OBI-ISO-001 chromosome 1, ASM119413v2, whole genome shotgun sequence genome contains the following window.
TTGATAATGTGTCTGAgttaatatgtacatgtacaattGATTTGGTAACAAGGAAGACCTTCatgagatgaagaaaaagaaagctttaCAAAAGAGAATTAAATAATTGAGACAACAGACCtatgatgatgaatttttagaaaagaaatttgtaAAGTATACTTCATGCATTTTGGAGATGCTACAATATAGATTCTAAGATCTGTAGCAATGAAGAAGAGATTTTTAGATTAATATGTTATTTAGCCAGATTTACATTTACTAAAGATTGTGAAATAAtgggaaatattttcttataatagaattgttttttttaatattgtcttAGAGACAATATCAATATCAGAAGTATCAGAACAATATGTTAGTCTTTTACATGGATCTTAGCATAATATTGCAGAGATCCATGATATTAGGAGATAAGAGTTGATGGcagaaagagcatccaattgAAGGAAAACCTGCCTCAATCAACTCTGTTCAActtttgcaagcatggaaaagtgggctttaaaatgctgatgaggatgatgacaaatAAGAAACATGTTTTACAATTTCAGGCTTATGAggtagaattatttatttatttatggataaAGGAAACTGGAATGTTTTCTTTAGgcattaaaaatatcattttgatATGAATGTATTTCAGTTCAAAGGAACATCTGCTGACAAAAGATGTAAATTTTCTAGTCCCACAATATGGGaattattactctttactctttactcattttctcttttacttgtttcagtcatttgactgcggccatgctggagcaccgcctttagtcgagaaaatcaaccccatgacttattctttgtaagcctagtacttattctatcggtctccttttgccaaaccgctaggttacggggacgtaaacacaccagcatcagttgtcaagcgatggtggggggacaaacagacacacacacatatatatatatacatatatacgatgggcttctttcagtttctgtctaccaaatccactcacaaggctttggtcggcccgaggctacagtagaagacacttgcccaaggtgccacgcagtgggactgaacccggaaccatgaggttggtaagcaagctacttaccacacagccactcctgcacctattattgAAGAAAACTTAATGTGTTTGTTGCGACGTTGAATGCAGCTGGACAGAATGATGCGTAGAAGACAAAAtgctatatgatgatgataacgatgatcatAATGCTAATGAGGATGAAAATCCTCAAAATATAGAAGGACAGAAAGGAAGAAACCAAGACAGAAATGGGGGAGGGGACAAAGATAATTGTAGCATGAAATGTATTGAGAAAAGTGAGGAAGAACAGTATTGCCTACACCATCTTTAAATAACAAATTGAAACCATGTCTCTTTTTTTCAAAAGGCATTAGCAACTGAATGAAGCACTTCCAACTAGGAATCAAAACCAAGTTGCCAAATCAGTTTTCTAAGAAGTGTGGTCAAACAGTCTAAGATACTACTTACTTCTGCACCTGTACACTCTGCATGATGAACTATTAGCAATTTAGTACCCAGATTAGTCGgttaaatgcaatgcttattttttgacattgtcttgaattatttatgctatattttgtagcttcaatatttcgatgatgtgattgtttagttttagacaGACATTATAGGTTAAGATATGAAAGGCtagttctggccagtttgaacataaaacaataagaatattttaaacaGATATGACCAATTTAAATGCTATAGGGTTAATATGGTCTCAAAATTTAGTTAAGTACTTTGGGGTGTTAATCAATAATTTAATAGAGTTCTCTTCAGATCCCTAAAATACATAATAGACCAAAGGGAAATAAGCCTCAGGACTTCCTGACACCAACTACTACTCAGTgcgtacttggtgctttttatatgataccagcactagtgaggtcaccaagtaacctgcaaaacaaagacaatgACCTATCAATTGAGCAGGGTAGTAGTAATTTCCAATATACTGTGCAAAATggttgtgttaggaagggcaatcaaccatagaaaccatgtcacaaatGGAATGTTATGAATGAGATATGGATCTCCAACCTATCTAGATGGGCAGTAACTCCAATAGATAGCCTCCTTAGATCTTGATGccccatccaatccatgccagattgaaaagaagatataaaaatgatgacgacaatgatgattatgacattCAGCAaccttctgcatagtttccatcaaccaaattttatTCATATGACATTTGTTGACCCATGGCTATCGTAGGATACACTTTCTGAATTATCATGTAGTAGGATCAAATCTAGAAGCATTTGATTGTGAAGTGAATTCCTTAATCACATGACCAgtataactgatatatatatatgtataaatatatttatataaatgtatatattattcatatatatcataaaacacatatttataaatagatatatttataaaaaatcttAACATATAAAATATCAATTCACATTTGAAGTTCTTTGCTTGTTATGTTCAATCTTTCTGTCGTACTGGGGGGAGAAAGCAAGGACTGTGCTGAGAGAGGTGAAAGCAAGAGAAGAAACCTATAACAGAGAGTAACAGATtagaatagataaatagagaggttGGAGTGCTAGTGAGACAAGCAGTTGAGCAAGTacacaattaaatataaggagaGGTGGAAAAATAGTGAGAGATGAAACATACTGTAAGAGAGGAGAAGTGGAAAGACGCTAAAGAGGGAGGATTAGAGATATaatgggagggagaaagaaagatccATGTATGATATTGAAGTGAGTGTGACAAGAAGATGTTGGGACATGAagaagagaggtagaggcagattTTGATTGACAGAAAAAGGTGAAacacacctaaatacatacaAGTCGTTGTCAACTTACAACCACAATTGATTCCAACTGACTGTTCGAAAGTCAGCCTataggcctacatagctttgttttatatttttactttcttaaggtacattctcaggtaacagtcacacacagcattctgtattatactacaacagtgttatttgttcggagtctcaagcagtcatctaataaacaaatacgaggttgccTCACTGTATCCGCGAGGATATTCACCAAACACTTGGGATAACCATAGTAGCGATTGAAAACCAAACCTAGGGTAAGCATTTGTTAGCTGACGTCATCTGTAGATGGGTTAAtctctaagaaattaaacccattagatttcaactggactacTGAGAGCTGGGGCACCAATTGTCGTAAAGTCAATCGGTCATAAGTCAAtgacaacctgtatatatatatatatatatatatatatatatatatatatatggcactaggaagggcatccagccatggaggccatgccaaatcagacttgagtctggtgcagccttctagcttgccagccctggtcaaaccatccaatccatgccaacatgtacaacagatgctaaatgatgatcacacacacacacacacatatatatatgtgtatcaaatgaataagtaaaattaatggacaaaagaatatgcacaagaaatgtattagcttgatgctcagtgaaaagagagagttcGACATTTCAAGCATagttcttcatcagaaaaaagaaagggaaaagaccaaagaaggaaaagaaattgccaACATGACatgtgtaattacacacacacacacatattaacatgtgtgtgtgtgttatagggaGGAAGGGTAGAAGTGAAGTATGATAGTGAATCAGTGAGACTAATGAAGGAGAATGAAGAGAGTTAAGAAAAATAAGTGTGAAGATAAAAATTGAGACCAAATGAAACTGGGGAGAAAATGGAGCAATGCTTGATAAACATTAAGAATTACTGAGAGGAAGCAGGAATGAACaccattatttttaaatgtattctgctagttcatgcacattgtttgtatttgattttgttgactacacagtatagtagggtcagttgggcaccgtctgcgagaaaaacagcaccatgatgcaattcactctgccagaaatttggaaacaacatgcccTACTGCTTAGCCAGTAAGaaaatttcagagtgtttgggtgacAATATGAGGACATGtgccaagagtgataaaaatcaaacatccagtcaacatcatagtgtttggagtgatcactaatgatggtgacgttatgcctccactcattttcccacatggcctcagactcaacacggaggcctacatcaagtgcttggaggaggtagtgatGTCCTGCGTCAAGAatgtggctgctggaagaccctatgcctggcaacaggactctgcaccatgccacacaagcagaagaacccagtcatggctgtcagacaatttttgtgaccacatcacccttaacatctgtctacctaactccccagactgcaagcccgttgattattgtgtgtggggtgcagttgagtgagagaccaacaaaactcctagtaacactaaagatgaactgaaggacAGATTATGGCAGCactgaccaacttaaacaaggaggagaccgtccagaagagttgcaggagattgcgaagtcgtctggaggccgtgattGAAGCCACTggcgattttactgaataaatttattctttagtatttcaagatatttttatttgattttggtaaatatatctgttcaaatgaaatgtcagtgttattttcatttttgcgtaatttagacaacagtttattcactgcaccctgtatatgtatatatatatatatatacatacatagaaagagagagagatgtgtgtggtgtgtgtgtatgtatgtgtgtatatatatatatatatatatatatatctcgtgaagtatatttgccacctaaatgtggttcACCCATAAGGGTTGATGCCACTGTTGCTTGTAGCGCCAGGAAGACATCTCATCCAGCTGgctagatagatatttatatatatattgtgctctACAATACTCTGGTTATATGGATGTACACATCAACACATAATTTTTCTGTATGGGTGAGAACatcttttcaatagtttttccATTACTTTTTGTATGAATAATCCTTGACACCACACCTTTGGGCACAGATGTTacaaattgaatgtttgaagCATAAACCTACACACCATTTGCCATGCAGCTGTTATACAGATCTGAGTGAATAGAACTATGACCAAAAgtgttccacccatgaccatcccatctcttTCTGATTCAGAGCATTTAGGAGTACTTAATTCAATATGTCCTTTTTTTCTTAAGATGGTAGCATGTGACTGGAAacagatttggctgctagttcAAGAGGTTGATAACCACACAGAAGTTCCTTTACAATCTAAATTCTCAATATAAGATTTAGAGTgacaaaatatgttttcatttgtcAGCTCTCCAGCTGTAAAAGAGATACACAAAAGGAACTCAGCTGATGCCTGATGACTCTGACTACTAAAGATTTATTGGAAGAGGGTTGCAAATCCATTATAGAGAAATTTGTGTTGTGGTTATTTTGGCAAAGATATGAATCATGTACCTGTTTGGAATAGGTTGGAAAAAACAGTAATTTTAGGATGATGATATAACAGTCGTTGCATATGTTTCTGAGTTGCAaagatgtgtgtacatgtaaaaagGACTTGATGAAATTCAGGTCAGTTTTAATGCCAATAGCTTAAGTAATTAACATATAATGTTTCAGATTTGTAAGCCATGATTTCACTTCACAAGTGTTGCAAATTATTAGGTAAAaagtatttccttttttttttttttttgtttcaatctaCTAAGATAGTAAAATCAATCTAGATTTGAGAGTGGTTTTAATAGGAAGACATCTATGTATTTAGTAAATGCTGCATACATCCAAGCCTATATCTGAATTTGCATACCTATCCAACTGACAGCAGTATGGACAAATTAGGCATAAAAATCAATTCATGTCACTGAGTTGGATACAACAAAACGATATAGGAAGatgtaaattctttaaaatatctatCTTAAATTTTATAGGAAAGATAGCTCAAGAAGATTAGTACTGCAAGAGAATTGTCTTGCAAACATAATTTATGGAAACAACAGTTAGAAAATGAAAACCTTGAAGAATATCTGGTATCAAAACATGTCATATAGTGTTCTAATACTTAAGAAATCAGACATCATCAATTTAGAAACTTTGCCAGAGTTGATCACTCATTGTTTGCCAATTTTGGCTTGGAgctgagaaaaaaataatgataatattgataactATCAAACATTACATGATACAaaagatcgttttttttttagttcagacAAAAATATTGATGTCATAATGATTTTCTTCAACAATGATTATAGTTGAATGTCTACTGAACAAAAAAATGATAACCTGAATTTAAAAATAGTATCATTTCataatttagtttttaaattcCAAACATGAGATCAATGACATTTTTGATCACTCAAACAATTCTATCATAcacaacaaaatttttaaaattaacttatACCTAGAAAACAATACCTAAAGCTCCTTGATCCACTTCCTAAACAGATCTCACCGGTCTCAGAAAGCCTGCAAGGCTATGGGAACAACAGCCTCTTCTtcctgacaatttttttttttaattcgttttCTGTATGTTGATGCTCAACGCATCATTATATGCGGTTTGCTAATTTTTTCGtgcaaaatacatatatttgcttcTTTGTGAGGTATAGAAGCAGGAAGCCAGATGCCATGAATATGTACAAAATGTAAGTACGAACTTTCTCTGAATATACTCCAGTTTGAGAAAGATTTTTCAGTTCGTCTAAACTCATATGCCTGGCAGCATACACTGATTTATCTGGAAATATACCTTTCAAACTATATGGACCGTGTTTTGATTTTATCAACCACATTCGGTCCATTAGctgattattattaacataaaagACTTCCCAGAAGACATGACTCTTGTTGAAAACGTTCAAACGACCAAATGCTTCTTTTTTATGGTGTGTGGTTGCAAAAGCTGACCAATGTTCACGAAATGATGAAATAGAATCAACGATATAGTTATAACCAAATGTTCCTATTACAATATGAACAGGACCTGGAGCGTCTTTATAATTATAAGCCAGAACTCGTTTTTGATAAATAGGCCACGTTCTTTCATAACAATGTTCATGTCCACTGAGGATGAGATCAACTCCATATGTAAATAAAATCTTTTCAAGAACGGCCCGAACTTTTGAATTGTCTGAAGCACAATCTTCCATCAAATTCTCAACAGAGCAATACAGAGGTCTATGCGCAAGAACGAAGATCCAAGGTACTTGTTCCCGATTTGCATTCGCTTTAATCAAATCATTTTTCAGCCAATCTAGTTGGTCATTCATTGCAAGATCattttttataaaatgttctGTTACTAAAGAAATTACATGAACAACACCAATATCTAAACTGTACCAGAGTTGATTACTTATTGCTGGCCAATTTTGGTTCGGAACCGAAAATCGATGTCGATAATGTTCATAATTGTCAAATGATTCATGATCGCCCGGTACAGTGAGGTAAGGGATTCGAGAGACCATATTTTTAAGTTTAGATAAAAATATGTCTCCAACGATGCCATCATTTGATGCTAGGTTATAAGCAATGTCCCCAATGTGAAAAATCGAAGTGTACCTGTTGTTTATTGATTCTTGGACAACATACGGTATGCCCCCCGAACGCATACCCATGTCAGCGATTACAAGAAAAGATTGTGTAATACTACTTGATGTAGGCGATTGCGGTACTGTGAACGATTCGATTGGATCAAGGTATGAATTAGATTTATTTTGGCGTATGATCTGATAGTAATATGTGTTCTCGGGTAGAAGGTTAGACAAAACAACTCGGTGAAAAAATCTTTTCTTTGCGGAGTTGAACTGAACTGTTTTACCGATAGAAATCTGAGAGAGAAGACTTTTTGTAAATCCATATCTAACACGAGGTGGAATGTTTTTATCGTAGTCAAGGTTTGTAGAGCACCATAAAATACaaatttggtttgttttgttaCCAAATGAAATGTGAACTGTTCTCACCTCGGATATActgttataattttcttttggtttcatGATGGAATGCTGAATAGAAATATCAATGAAGAAAAGTAAC
Protein-coding sequences here:
- the LOC106870619 gene encoding acid phosphatase type 7, which codes for MLESRFSLFWLLFFIDISIQHSIMKPKENYNSISEVRTVHISFGNKTNQICILWCSTNLDYDKNIPPRVRYGFTKSLLSQISIGKTVQFNSAKKRFFHRVVLSNLLPENTYYYQIIRQNKSNSYLDPIESFTVPQSPTSSSITQSFLVIADMGMRSGGIPYVVQESINNRYTSIFHIGDIAYNLASNDGIVGDIFLSKLKNMVSRIPYLTVPGDHESFDNYEHYRHRFSVPNQNWPAISNQLWYSLDIGVVHVISLVTEHFIKNDLAMNDQLDWLKNDLIKANANREQVPWIFVLAHRPLYCSVENLMEDCASDNSKVRAVLEKILFTYGVDLILSGHEHCYERTWPIYQKRVLAYNYKDAPGPVHIVIGTFGYNYIVDSISSFREHWSAFATTHHKKEAFGRLNVFNKSHVFWEVFYVNNNQLMDRMWLIKSKHGPYSLKGIFPDKSVYAARHMSLDELKNLSQTGVYSEKVRTYILYIFMASGFLLLYLTKKQIYVFCTKKLANRI